Within the Desulfovibrio sp. genome, the region AAGGCAAACCGATGGGGTGCAGCGTCAGAACGCAAAAGCCATCTGGGAACAGGCCCCCGCCCGGATCTCCGACAAGTGGGCACGGAGACGATCGATGAAGCGCGGCGGAAATCGCAACGAGCTGGCCGAAGCTCGTGCCAGAAAGCCGGCCGTCTGCCTTTCGGTCAACGGCTTCAGCGGATAGGCCAAGAAGTCCTGAATGCGGGTGAGGGGACGACCCAAGGGGTTCTCCGAGATGTCAACCGACATCACACGGCCATCCTTGCCCCATGCCGCGTTCGGCCATCGCTGGCCGCCGCGCCGCTCGCCGCCCTGCCGGCCGAGGGCTGGACCAGGATTTGCCATCCGAGATGCGATCCAGGCAGGAATATCCTTGGTCACCGCGTTTCCCGTTAGCATCCAGCGGGAACCTTTCTTCACATCTTCCGCCGGCAGGGTCCAGTCGGCCGGCAGGCCCTGAAGGCGCTCGGCATCACGGATATCCGGCGTTCCGACCTGACCATCGGGAAGGAGGATCGCTGGCGCCGAGTTGATGCCGATCGTCGAGCCTCCCTTCAATGGCGGAATGGCATTCAGCGCCGCTCCCAGCCCTTTGTTGCCCTCGGTCCAGTAGAACCCCAGCGCGTGCTGGTCCAAATCGATCTCGGCCGTCTGCACGGCCGCCAGCGGGCCGGCATCGTCAGCGAACAGGATCTGGCAGGGATCTCCTTCCAGGCAGGCAACGATGAAGATCCGGCGGCGGCGCTGGGGCAACCCAAATCCGAGGGTGTCTATGACCCGGTAGGCCCAGCGGTAGCCGAGCGCGTCGAACTGTGAGGTGATGTAGGCAAGCCCTTCTCCGCCAGCCAGGTGGATCAAGTTCACGACGTTCTCCAGAATGACGGTTTCCACCTTGCGCAGAGCGAGCAAACGGAAAACGTCGCGGACCAACCCGCTTTTCTGGCCGAAAATACCCTCGGTTCGCCCTGCCTGAGACACGTCGGTACAAGGGAAGCCTCCGACCAGCACGCGGCCATGCCGTGGCAGTTGGTCGAGAAGGCGCACGT harbors:
- a CDS encoding DNA cytosine methyltransferase — translated: MTTAPPAAGFPIAQTNAVESISLFSGIAGFELGMEPYGLQPIMFCEIEPAAQSVLSLWRPDVPLHQDVRLLDQLPRHGRVLVGGFPCTDVSQAGRTEGIFGQKSGLVRDVFRLLALRKVETVILENVVNLIHLAGGEGLAYITSQFDALGYRWAYRVIDTLGFGLPQRRRRIFIVACLEGDPCQILFADDAGPLAAVQTAEIDLDQHALGFYWTEGNKGLGAALNAIPPLKGGSTIGINSAPAILLPDGQVGTPDIRDAERLQGLPADWTLPAEDVKKGSRWMLTGNAVTKDIPAWIASRMANPGPALGRQGGERRGGQRWPNAAWGKDGRVMSVDISENPLGRPLTRIQDFLAYPLKPLTERQTAGFLARASASSLRFPPRFIDRLRAHLSEIRAGACSQMAFAF